Part of the Pseudoliparis swirei isolate HS2019 ecotype Mariana Trench chromosome 18, NWPU_hadal_v1, whole genome shotgun sequence genome is shown below.
TACTAAGGTTGATGTAAAAGAAGAATGTTATGACTAAGCTTAcagaataacaacaataatgtaATTACCTGATTGTGTTTATGTCCTTTTGGAACTGCTGGATGCATGCATTGATATGGACTGAATCTATGTTTCTCTTCTGGAGCTTGGCATAGAGGAGGTCCACGTGTGGCATTATCCGATTAAACAGGTGAAGGAAGAAGTTGAAATCAGGATCCTCCAGTAGCCTGATGTGGCCTCCTGCTTCTTGGCTGGTCTTGTCATCAAATCCACCTGATGCTCGAATTCTTCCAAAGCATTCAATGAGGTCATATTTATGCACAAACACAGTATTGACGGCACAGCTGTGAAAGTTCCACTTCACATTTCTGGCTGTTGGCAGTCTCCGGGCCAGTGTTTCATCAAGGACATCGGTCCGCTTGGAAGAGCTTGTAAAGAACACATCAAATCCACCCAGGTCGGAAAAAAAGTTTCTGACTTTGACTAGGTGAGAGGTGGCCTGTTGCATTATGAGATCGAGCTGATGGGCATAGCAGTGGATATAGTGGGCATGTGGGTAGTCATCCTGGATTCTCTTCTGAACACCTGAAATGGCACCCCTCATTACACTGGCACCGTCATATGCCTGGCAGATGAGTTTACTTCTCTGCTCACCTGGGAGGATGGCGGCGAGGCGGTCCTTCAATGCCACGGCGATGCTCTCCGCTGTCGCCGACTGCAGAGGGAGGAACTCAAAGAACCGTTCCTCCACATTGGCTCCATTGATGTAGCGGAGCACAAGCACAAGTTGGCTTTGCGTGCCAATGCCCGTGGTCACATCTGCTTGGATCGATAGGAAATCGCTGCTTTTAACTTCACTGATGATCTGTTCCCTCACGACAGACAGCATACAGTCAAGCAGCTCATTCTGGACCGTTTGGGATGTTCCCTTGAACACAGTCGCGCTCTCCAGATGCTCTTTCAGTGCATTCTCAAATGAGGCAACGACGTCCACCAACTCAGATGCTCCACAGAACTTCACACAGTCCATGATTCGTGAGAGAATGAGTCTGTTTTTCCGGACTTCCTCGTTGTGTGTTCGAACGCTGATCCGGTATCCTGCGTCGAGCTGCTCTGCGAGGCTCAGTCTTCctaacagggttagcttcatgctgtttgcAAGATGGCTGCGGCTAGACTCGTGTTTCTTACACTTCTCGCTGAAGTGCTTTAGATCCCTCATGCCCGTTGTCTTCCACATTgcttcagtcccaggactttgaaaCAACAGGCA
Proteins encoded:
- the LOC130208715 gene encoding zinc finger MYM-type protein 1-like, with product MAAENSVVSLHETPFHRRSDADQKRLKDLGPDRPDLKIQQQTKDRGRTYNRSFSSSLYANRSWLAGCSVSNAFFCFPCLLFQSPGTEAMWKTTGMRDLKHFSEKCKKHESSRSHLANSMKLTLLGRLSLAEQLDAGYRISVRTHNEEVRKNRLILSRIMDCVKFCGASELVDVVASFENALKEHLESATVFKGTSQTVQNELLDCMLSVVREQIISEVKSSDFLSIQADVTTGIGTQSQLVLVLRYINGANVEERFFEFLPLQSATAESIAVALKDRLAAILPGEQRSKLICQAYDGASVMRGAISGVQKRIQDDYPHAHYIHCYAHQLDLIMQQATSHLVKVRNFFSDLGGFDVFFTSSSKRTDVLDETLARRLPTARNVKWNFHSCAVNTVFVHKYDLIECFGRIRASGGFDDKTSQEAGGHIRLLEDPDFNFFLHLFNRIMPHVDLLYAKLQKRNIDSVHINACIQQFQKDINTIRDLSNAMVEQHSGSEAPRKRRAKKEDDLGRIAEEVCDTIIGHTRERFAFIDHLISATLLQGPQFESYVNVFPEVALATTLKAYPMLKGSKLKTELSLIYGTEEFRPCCGAVDLLQLFMENNLSEAFSETQTLLKILITTPMTTAEAERCFSTLKRLKTFLRNTVTQERLNALAMLSMEKRLVTDMMDFNHRVIDKFSNLKERRAKFLYK